The genomic interval TAGGGATGCAGCCCGAAGCTGAAGGGCATCGCCGCAGCGCTGCGGTTGTGGATGGTGGTGCTGATCTCCAGAGCACCATCAACCGGCCGCACGTCCATCTCCACCAGAAAGGCGAAGGGATAAGCCTTGAGGGTTTCATCGGTGCTGGAGAAGCTGAGACGAACCCCGCTCTGGTCGTCAAGCAGTTGCAATGCCCAGGGAAGATTCCGGGCAAAGCCGTGCTGCTGGAGCGTGTGGTCGACCCCATCGACCGTGAACACGTCGCCGGGAAGATTGCCGCAAATCGGAAACAACACCGGAATACCGCCGCGGATGCTGTTCGCAGGATCGGCATAACGCTCCTGATCGAAATAAAGCACCTCGCGCTCACCACAACGCCACTCGCTGACGATTCCTCCCCGCTCAGGGATGATCCGCAGCCGGTCACCGCTGGTGGGGTGCACATACTCCCAGTGGGCATAGGGAGCGGCTTGCTGGGTGAGGGTCATCGGCATCCGCCAAGGTGCGGAAAGTCTGGCCTAATCAAGTAGCGGAATGTTCCGGATATGTCGGTGCTGTGGCCGACGTCAAGCCCGCCAGCCACTCCAACAGAGCTGCATTCACCTGCTCAGGCACCTCATCGTGGGGGCAGTGACCCGCCTCCAACACCACCTCAGTGGTGGCAGCCGGCGCATGGCGCTGGAAGGTGGAACGCCGCCCAGGCGCATTGATCCAGGGATCACGAATCCCCCACAACAGCAGCAATGGCGCCGTGAGTTCTGCGAACAACTCATCGAGGGGCTGGCCGCGGGGAATGTCGAACACCGTGCGGAACACACCAAATGCACCGGGATCCAGTGACGGGCGGCGGATCGACTCCACCAGCCAGTCATCGACGTTGGTCTTGTCCACATACACCTGGTTAAGCGTGCGGCGGATCGTGGCCGGACGGCGAAGGTTCTCGAACATCAGCCGCTGCAGCACCGGGCTCTTCAGCAGCGCCGTGCCGATGCTCTGACGGGCGACCGCCCCCCAACCTTGCGGAGGTTTCTGCTCATCACTGAACGGACCGGCGGCATTGAGCAGCACGACCCCCGCACAATCCGATCCCAATGCGGCCCCAGCGGCGAGAGCGGCGAATCCCCCCAAGGAATTACCGGCAATCACGGTCGGCCTACCAATCCGCTCACGCACGTAGGCCACCAGCTGATCGCGCCACAGGGCGCCGCCATAGTTCAGCTCCGCCGGCTTGGCACTCCTGCCGAAGCCCAGCAGATCGATGGCGTGCACGGCATGGGTCTGAGCCAACACGGGAATGTTGTGCCGCCAGTGATCTGTGGAGGCCCCGAACCCATGCACCAACAGAAGAGCCGGGCGATCTCCAGAGGCGTCAGGCTGTTGCTGCACCGCATGAACGGTGTGGCCGAGATGGTTCCAGGGCGTGGACTCCACAACGTCGCGCAAGAGCCGCGATGCTAGGCAGCAGTTTCGGGGAACTGGATGCAGGAGACCGGTGTATTCATCAGCCCGCTCGCCGATGGGGGGGTCTGGCGGGGTGCGCTGCTCTGGGCCATTGCCCTTTACATCCCCTTGAGTGCACCTCTGGCAGCGTTCGAAACCAGCCTGGCGGATAGCCCCCTGCCGCAGCTGTGGCGCCAGATTGTGCTGGTGACCAGCAGTCTCCTGCTGGCGCTGGTGGTGGGATTGATCACCCAACTGGTTGCCAGCTGGGCTCTCGGACCAGGCTGGGCCTCCAGCCTGGCGGCCATCGCCATTGGCTGGAGCCTGCTGTTGGTTGCCGTCAATCGCCAGGATTAACGCTTAGTTGCCTGCCAGGGGATCCGCTGCAAATTCGTCGGGCACCTGATTGCCGGCCTCGGGTGGCTTGTCTTTGAGGACGATACGCAGCAGCACCGGTGCGAGGAAGGTGGTGCCGATCACCATCAGCAGAATCGCTGCTTCAAGGCCAGGGCTGAGCAAGCCTGAAGCCGTTCCCAGGCCCAGGAAAATCAGGCCAACTTCGCCTCGGGGCATCATGCCAAGACCCACCACCAATTTATTGGTCTTCTCCTTGCCAAAGATGGCCCAGCCGGCGGCCACCTTGCCGATGATCGCCACCACAAACAGGAAGGCCGCCACCACCAGGGCGGAACGGGCACCGGGTTCAGAGGGATTGATGACTGACAGATCCATGCCGGCACCCACCAGCACAAAGAAAACGGTGGCGAACAGGCCAACGATGGGGGTGACCGCCGCCTGAATCTCGTGGCGGTGCTTGGAGGTGCTTGCGATCAAACCAGCAGCAAAGGCCCCAAGGGCAGCCTCCAGACCAATCGCTGAAGCAACAAAACAACTGACGGCCAAAAGCAGGTAGGAACCAATCAACTTGGCGCCGGGGGCCTTGAGTTGGTCAATCATCCAATCAAAAGCTGGTGCGGCCTTCTGGCTCAACAACAGAGCAACCACCACGAACAGCACCGCCGCCACCACCAACTGGACGATGGGGCCAATCT from Synechococcus sp. UW69 carries:
- a CDS encoding cation:proton antiporter, translating into MLLPTLLSEISSHDLELAETLIGVLRFMLIFVAARTLAEVLVRFELPTILGELLAGVLIGASGLHLLVPPETQVQLSGAFSEVVSGLSHVPVDEIPTLYNESFGALQAVATLGLYSLLFLTGLESELEELMAVGAQAFSVAVVGVVLPFALGTLGLMAIFHVDAIPAIFAGASMTATSIGITASVFGELGYLRTREGQIVIGAAVLDDILGIVILAIVVSLGAGGSLEIGPIVQLVVAAVLFVVVALLLSQKAAPAFDWMIDQLKAPGAKLIGSYLLLAVSCFVASAIGLEAALGAFAAGLIASTSKHRHEIQAAVTPIVGLFATVFFVLVGAGMDLSVINPSEPGARSALVVAAFLFVVAIIGKVAAGWAIFGKEKTNKLVVGLGMMPRGEVGLIFLGLGTASGLLSPGLEAAILLMVIGTTFLAPVLLRIVLKDKPPEAGNQVPDEFAADPLAGN
- a CDS encoding alpha/beta fold hydrolase, which translates into the protein MRDVVESTPWNHLGHTVHAVQQQPDASGDRPALLLVHGFGASTDHWRHNIPVLAQTHAVHAIDLLGFGRSAKPAELNYGGALWRDQLVAYVRERIGRPTVIAGNSLGGFAALAAGAALGSDCAGVVLLNAAGPFSDEQKPPQGWGAVARQSIGTALLKSPVLQRLMFENLRRPATIRRTLNQVYVDKTNVDDWLVESIRRPSLDPGAFGVFRTVFDIPRGQPLDELFAELTAPLLLLWGIRDPWINAPGRRSTFQRHAPAATTEVVLEAGHCPHDEVPEQVNAALLEWLAGLTSATAPTYPEHSAT
- a CDS encoding galactose mutarotase; translation: MPMTLTQQAAPYAHWEYVHPTSGDRLRIIPERGGIVSEWRCGEREVLYFDQERYADPANSIRGGIPVLFPICGNLPGDVFTVDGVDHTLQQHGFARNLPWALQLLDDQSGVRLSFSSTDETLKAYPFAFLVEMDVRPVDGALEISTTIHNRSAAAMPFSFGLHPYFNVSDLAQTRLTGLAERCLNHLEMADAATADQLTRLPEGVDFLCRPAGSVTLIDDTNGAQLQLQHQDPMDLTVVWTEPPRPMVCLEPWTGPRQSLISGDRKLVLEPGAEQTLACRYSVS